A genome region from Pelodiscus sinensis isolate JC-2024 unplaced genomic scaffold, ASM4963464v1 ctg105, whole genome shotgun sequence includes the following:
- the LOC142823567 gene encoding class I histocompatibility antigen, F10 alpha chain-like, with translation MGPALLLLLLVGSVALQGGQAGRHSLRYFYTGVSEPGPGLPQFSTVGYVDGQPFVRYDSERGREEPGADWMAQHMDAQYWEQETQKSQSLQATFRVNLNIALHRYNHSGGLHTWQQMYGCDLWDDGTTEGFDQFAYDGRDFVSFDKDTLTWTATDAGAQVTKQKWEAERAFLQSDKNYLEQICIEWLKKYLEYGKHTLQRTEPPEVRVLAKTSPDGPTMLSCRAHGFYPQAIGMSWLKNGETRDQEMRRGGPVPNADGTYHTWATIEADPKEVDLYTCHVEHVSLLEPVDRAWEPSPGSLPIAIVVGVIAGLILIAVIIGVVVWRKKSGKKPPGYVAPGSEQGSDSSAPA, from the exons gccGGCACTCCCTGCGCTATTTCTACACGGGCGTGTCGGAGCCTGGCCCGGGGCTGCCCCAGTTCAGCACGGTCGGGTACGTAGACGGGCAGCCCTTCGTGCGTTACGACAGCgagcggggcagagaggagcccgGTGCAGACTGGATGGCGCAGCATATGGACGCGCAGTACTGGGAGCAGGAGACACAGAAATCACAGAGCTTACAAGCCACGTTCCGAGTGAACCTGAACATCGCCCTCCACCGCTACAACCACAGCGGCG GGCTTCACACCTGGCAGCAAATGTACGGCTGTGATCTCTGGGATGATGGCACCACCGAGGGGTTTGACCAGTTTGCCTACGATGGGCGAGACTTCGTCAGCTTCGACAAGGACACGCTGACGTGGACGGCGACGGACGCTGGAGCGCAGGTCACCAAGCAGAAATGGGAGGCTGAGAGAGCTTTCCTGCAGAGTGATAAGAACTACCTGGAGCAGATCTGCATCGAGTGGCTGAAAAAATACCTGGAATACGGGAAGCACACGCTGCAGAGGACGG AGCCACCAGAAGTGAGGGTGCTGGCCAAGACGTCCCCCGACGGCCCCACCATGCTGTCCTGCCGGGCCCACGGCTTCTACCCCCAGGCCATCGGCATGAGCTGGCTGAAGAATGGGGAGACCAGAGACCAGGAGATGCGGCGAGGGGGCCCCGTGCCCAACGCCGACGGGACCTACCACACCTGGGCCACCATAGAGGCGGATCCCAAGGAGGTGGATCTGTACACCTGCCACGTGGAGCACGTGAGCCTGCTGGAGCCTGTTGACCGAGCCTGGG agcccagccctggctctctgccGATCGCCATCGTGGTTGGAGTTATCGCTGGCCTCATCCTGATCGCTGTGATAATCGGCGTTGTCGTCTGGAGGAAGAAGTCAG GGAAAAAGCCACCCGGCTACGTTGCTCCAG GCAGCGAGCAGGGATCCGACTCCTCCGCACCAG CGTAA